The following coding sequences lie in one Chanos chanos chromosome 4, fChaCha1.1, whole genome shotgun sequence genomic window:
- the plcd4a gene encoding 1-phosphatidylinositol 4,5-bisphosphate phosphodiesterase delta-4, whose translation MAICTCKVSQEAEPGLYIFNAEKPELQREGKSPYRGMGLGSRTGPDRLWGQSCSQPLEMAKMTQRKDVDLEFFSLPLSKAYAIRKPTEFILGDLEGLTVAQLVDIATENNETLRIIVRGQLRTDDRSLTRHQMASTQSGQRIQGDDNLQSMLVGTVMRKVKSRTWKKQRYFRLQEDCMTIWYKSKKAGNVHSTLSVSDVEAVREGHQSEVLLSIADEFPPERCFTLVFRGRRGNLDLVAESEEEAQIWIKGIRKLIENIENMGQREKLDQWICDWFKKADKNKDGRMNFKEVRDLLKMMNVDMNEHHALRLFTMADKSQSGTLEDDEFVLFYKMLTQRKDVLRIFQDYSSDGQKLTLRDLEDFLQEEQLHQERVQQYALKLIERYEPSETAKMLHAMTIDGFLMYLNSSDGSIFNPHTLGMYQDMAQPLCHYFISSSHNTYLLEDQLRGHSSVEGYIRALKRGCRCVEVDCWDGPNGEPIVYHGHTFTSKILFKDVVIAVGNYAFKVSDYPVILSIENHCSVEQQKTMAQHLNQILGDKLLKSTLDGKIPNGLPSPEDLKGKILLKGKKIGGLEESLNGSVEESLTGEVSDEDETVDIDEDNHRNDSIRRRAKKSKQRLSKELSDCVVYCKSVHFNSFKHSRIHAKFYEISSFTESKARKHIKEAGAEFVHHNARQLTRVYPSGLRTDSSNFNPQDMWNAGCQIVALNFQTAGVEMDLNDGLFSQNGRCGYVLKPAFMRSNERRFEPDNPQNRDDYRPLSLSIRVISGQQLPKVNIKEGSIVDPLVRVEIHGVPLDQAKQETRYIDNNGFNPEWYDNLQFSIHTPELALVRFVVEDYDKTSKNDFVGQYTLPFSCIQQGYRHIHLLSKDGTSIPPSSLFVHIRISELT comes from the exons TTGTCTAAGGCTTATGCCATTAGAAAACCCACTGAGTTCATTCTTGGTGATTTAGAGGGACTGACCGTGGCACAATTAGTGGACATCGCCACAGAAAACAATGAGACGCTCAG AATCATAGTGAGAGGTCAGCTAAG AACAGATGACAGAAGTCTGACAAGGCACCAAATGGCTTCTACCCAAAGTGGTCAAC GTATCCAGGGCGATGACAACCTGCAATCCATGCTCGTCGGCACGGTGATGAGAAAAGTCAAGTCACGTACCTGGAAAAAACAACGTTATTTCAGGCTGCAGGAGGACTGTATGACTATCTGGTACAAGTCCAAGAAGGCTGGAAATGTCCACTCCACAC tgtctgtgagcGATGTGGAGGCTGTGAGGGAGGGGCATCAGTCAGAGGTCTTGCTCAGTATCGCCGACGAGTTCCCTCCAGAACGCTGCTTTACCCTCGTGTTCCGTGGCCGCCGTGGCAACCTGGACCTGGTGGCAGAGTCGGAAGAGGAAGCGCAGATTTGGATTAAAGGCATACGGAAACTCATCGAGAACATCGAGAACATGGGACAACGGGAGAAGCTGGATCA ATGGATTTGTGACTGGTTTAAAAAGGCAGACAAAAACAAGGATGGAAGGATGAACTTTAAGGAGGTCAGAGACTTACTGAAGATGATGAATGTGGACATGAATGAGCACCATGCTCTCAGACTCTTCACG ATGGCAGATAAGTCTCAGTCGGGGACGCTGGAGGATGATGAGTTCGTGCTCTTCTATAAGATGCTGACGCAGCGTAAGGACGTGCTGCGGATCTTTCAGGACTACTCCAGCGATGGACAAAAGCTGACATTACGAGATCTGGAGGATTTCCTGCAGGAGGAACAGCTGCACCAAGAAAGGGTTCAGCAATATGCATTGAAGCTTATTGAGCGCTATGAGCCCTCTGAAACTG CGAAGATGCTCCATGCTATGACCATCGATGGGTTCCTGATGTACTTGAACTCTTCAGACGGGTCCATATTTAACCCACACACTCTGGGGATGTACCAGGACATGGCCCAGCCCCTCTGTCATTACttcatctcttcctctcacaaCACCTACCTGCTGGAGGACCAGCTCAGAGGCCACAGCAGCGTGGAGGGGTACATACG TGCGCTGAAGCGTGGCTGTCGCTGCGTGGAGGTGGACTGCTGGGATGGCCCTAACGGAGAACCGATAGTTTACCATGGTCACACTTTCACGTCCAAGATCCTCTTTAAAGATGTGGTCATCGCAGTGGGGAACTACGCCTTCAAG gTATCGGACTACCCAGTCATCCTGTCTATAGAGAACCACTGCAGTGTTGAACAGCAGAAAACCATGGCCCAGCACCTCAACCAAATCCTGGGAGACAAGCTGTTGAAGAGCACTTTAGATGGCAAGATTCCCAATGGTCTCCCATCCCCAGAG GATCTGAAAGGGAAGATTCTGCTGAAAGGGAAGAAGATCGGAGGTCTAGAGGAGAGTCTGAATGGGTCAGTGGAGGAGTCACTGACTGGAGAAGTTAGCGATGAGGATGAAACTGTTGACATTGATGAAGATAACCATCGCAACGACAGCATACGTCGCAGAGCCAAG AAATCAAAGCAGCGCCTATCCAAGGAACTGTCCGACTGCGTGGTGTACTGCAAGAGTGTACACTTCAACAGCTTCAAACACTCCCGCATCCACGCCAAGTTCTACGAGATCTCCTCCTTCACTGAGTCCAAGGCCCGCAAGCACATCAAAGAAGCAG GCGCTGAATTTGTACATCACAATGCCCGTCAACTGACCAGGGTGTACCCGAGTGGCCTGAGAACAGACTCCTCTAACTTCAATCCACAGGATATGTGGAATGCAGGGTGCCAAATTG TTGCTCTTAACTTTCAGACGGCGGGAGTGGAGATGGACCTGAATGATGGGCTTTTCAGTCAGAACGGACGCTGCGGATACGTGCTCAAGCCGGCATTCATGAGGAGCAATGAGAGGAGGTTTGAGCCTGACAATCCACAGAACAGAGACGACTACCGGCCACTCAGTCTCTCCATACGG GTGATAAGTGGACAGCAGCTCCCTAAAGTGAACATTAAGGAGGGCTCTATTGTGGACCCACTCGTACGAGTGGAGATTCACGGTGTGCCACTGGATCAGGCCAAACAGGAAACCAGATACATTGACAATAACG GGTTTAACCCAGAGTGGTATGACAATCTACAGTTCAGCATCCACACTCCTGAACTGGCACTTGTGAGATTTGTAGTGGAGGACTATGACAAAACATCAAAGAATGACTTTGTGGGACAGTACACATTGCCTTTCTCCTGTATACAGCAAG GATATCGTCACATCCACCTGTTGTCTAAAGATGGGACAAGTATTCCTCCCTCATCACTGTTTGTGCACATCAGAATCTCAGAGCTGACGTGA